In Methanosarcina siciliae T4/M, one genomic interval encodes:
- the dacB gene encoding D-alanyl-D-alanine carboxypeptidase/D-alanyl-D-alanine endopeptidase: MKSYARRSKSYLCYLLLGTICLITVCQPFAGAVGNSQDSPLEGDPLPASVTEIMNDTKYDHAFWGILVEDLETGEIIYQLNPEKMFIPGSTTKLYTGAAALDVIGADYRFETPLYTRGHVDSSGNLNGDLILVASGDLTMGGRTTPDGKIAYTDIDHSYANSIGNAILTTPDPLSGLDQLAQQVSAAGIKSVSGEVIIDDRLFDKITPPDSDNDYTLTPVVINDNLIDIMVKPAPPGMAADVDWRPQTAAYVVEANVTTTDANETARIEISTGGPGIINVSGQVPAGEGTIVQTYKVDDPSSFARSLLIEALERQGVKVNASVKGNNPADLLPATTNYSEFERVALLTSPPFSENLKLIMKVSQNMQADSLLPLMAVKEGKRSFWDGLIIERSFLEKTGIDLNAVSISDGRGNSPADYMTPRTTVDLLRYMSSGNDSQVYRDALPILGVDGSLATSVGPESPAKGKVRAKTGTTAKYDAVNDRLILCSQALGGYMNTSEDRKLAFAIYVNNVPVKDVKEMKQVSNDLGSICEAIYEENST, translated from the coding sequence ATGAAATCTTATGCTCGCAGATCTAAGAGTTATTTATGCTATTTACTGCTGGGAACAATATGCCTTATTACTGTTTGCCAACCATTTGCAGGGGCTGTAGGAAACAGTCAGGATAGCCCTTTAGAGGGTGACCCTCTTCCCGCGTCTGTAACAGAAATAATGAATGACACAAAATATGATCATGCCTTTTGGGGAATCCTTGTAGAAGATCTGGAGACCGGGGAAATCATCTACCAGCTGAATCCGGAGAAGATGTTCATTCCTGGCTCTACCACCAAGCTTTACACGGGAGCCGCTGCACTCGATGTAATAGGGGCTGATTACAGGTTCGAGACTCCTCTGTATACCCGCGGTCATGTGGACTCTTCAGGAAACCTGAACGGAGACCTTATACTGGTAGCCAGCGGAGACCTGACAATGGGAGGCCGGACCACCCCGGATGGAAAGATAGCTTATACCGACATTGATCACAGCTATGCAAACTCCATTGGCAACGCAATTTTAACGACCCCAGACCCTTTATCCGGCCTGGACCAGCTGGCCCAACAGGTATCAGCTGCCGGTATCAAAAGTGTCTCGGGAGAAGTTATCATTGACGACCGACTCTTCGATAAAATCACTCCTCCTGATAGTGACAACGATTATACTCTCACACCGGTAGTTATCAATGATAACCTGATTGATATTATGGTCAAGCCAGCTCCGCCGGGAATGGCGGCTGATGTTGATTGGAGGCCTCAGACAGCAGCCTACGTGGTCGAAGCCAATGTTACAACAACCGACGCGAATGAGACTGCCCGGATAGAGATCTCAACAGGCGGTCCGGGTATAATCAATGTATCAGGGCAGGTACCCGCAGGCGAAGGCACTATTGTCCAGACGTATAAGGTGGATGATCCTTCTTCTTTTGCCCGCTCTCTTCTGATAGAAGCGCTGGAGCGTCAGGGAGTGAAAGTAAACGCTTCGGTTAAAGGCAATAACCCTGCAGACCTGTTACCAGCCACCACGAACTACTCGGAGTTTGAAAGAGTAGCTCTTCTGACCTCTCCGCCTTTCTCTGAGAACCTGAAACTGATAATGAAGGTCAGCCAGAACATGCAGGCGGATTCCCTTCTACCTCTTATGGCGGTAAAGGAAGGAAAAAGAAGCTTCTGGGACGGCCTGATCATAGAGCGCTCCTTCCTGGAAAAAACCGGAATTGACCTTAATGCCGTATCCATATCTGATGGCAGAGGAAATTCTCCTGCTGATTATATGACACCCAGAACTACGGTTGATCTCCTGAGGTATATGTCTTCCGGAAATGACTCTCAGGTATATCGGGACGCGCTGCCCATTCTCGGAGTTGACGGGTCTCTGGCGACTTCTGTTGGTCCCGAGAGCCCTGCGAAAGGAAAAGTCCGGGCCAAGACCGGAACAACTGCCAAGTATGATGCAGTCAACGACAGACTAATCCTCTGTTCCCAGGCTCTGGGCGGATATATGAACACATCCGAAGACCGGAAGCTAGCCTTTGCAATATATGTGAACAACGTCCCTGTAAAGGATGTCAAGGAAATGAAGCAGGTTAGCAATGACCTCGGAAGCATCTGCGAGGCAATATACGAGGAGAATTCGACATAA
- a CDS encoding tetratricopeptide repeat protein, whose protein sequence is MAEENNITESAKEKQKEPEAAGKTEEREDPGQLLITAQEADNYEEKLRLYDKALNLDPGCFDAWLQKGFVLDRIGKSEEALACYDKALELDPEHLGIKCLKGFAYNNLGDFEKAIECYDEVLKVNPEDVFSWYQKGSVLESLGRYGEAMEAYDRALEIDPTDVLIREKRLRLLELIYKKGTLSDSPDSSFN, encoded by the coding sequence ATGGCAGAGGAAAATAATATCACAGAAAGCGCTAAGGAAAAGCAAAAGGAACCGGAAGCGGCAGGAAAAACCGAAGAAAGAGAGGATCCCGGACAGCTCCTTATAACAGCACAAGAAGCTGATAATTATGAAGAGAAACTCAGGCTCTATGATAAAGCCTTAAATCTGGACCCCGGGTGCTTTGATGCCTGGCTCCAGAAGGGTTTTGTCCTGGACAGGATAGGGAAGTCCGAGGAAGCTCTTGCCTGTTACGATAAGGCTCTTGAACTCGATCCCGAGCACCTGGGAATTAAGTGCCTCAAAGGTTTTGCCTACAATAACCTGGGGGATTTTGAAAAAGCCATAGAGTGTTATGACGAAGTCCTCAAGGTCAACCCTGAGGATGTTTTTTCCTGGTACCAGAAAGGCTCGGTCCTGGAAAGCCTTGGCAGATACGGAGAGGCTATGGAAGCTTACGACAGGGCTCTGGAAATAGACCCCACTGACGTCCTTATCAGGGAGAAAAGACTGAGGCTCCTGGAGCTTATTTATAAAAAAGGAACCCTGTCAGATTCCCCGGACAGCAGCTTTAACTGA
- a CDS encoding ATP-binding protein, with product MQIKIAITGKGGVGKTTLSGTLARLLARDGYEVLAIDADPDMNLASSLGIENPPKPLTEFKDLIEERAGAEGGAFIYNPKVDDIAGKYGVIGPDGVRMLVMGTVDKGGSGCMCPASAFLRALLRHLMLREKSAVILDMEAGIEHLGRGTTRGMDIMIVVVEPGARSLETAERIKKLSSEIGIKHIAAVINKGGAGKVNARLEELGIPVLGEIPFDQQLMQADLEKRAPIEIGGEAVDSIVKIKEKLIEIVEEIRKEEEASKK from the coding sequence ATTCAAATAAAAATAGCAATTACCGGAAAAGGCGGCGTTGGAAAAACTACTCTCTCAGGCACTCTGGCAAGACTGCTTGCAAGAGACGGATACGAAGTACTGGCAATCGATGCGGACCCGGATATGAACCTTGCATCTTCTCTGGGAATAGAAAATCCCCCAAAGCCCCTCACGGAATTCAAAGACCTTATTGAAGAAAGAGCAGGTGCCGAAGGTGGAGCTTTTATCTATAACCCGAAAGTGGACGACATCGCAGGCAAATACGGAGTAATAGGGCCTGACGGGGTCAGGATGCTTGTCATGGGCACCGTGGACAAAGGAGGAAGCGGGTGCATGTGCCCGGCTTCAGCTTTCCTGAGAGCTCTTCTCAGACACCTGATGCTCAGGGAAAAGAGTGCCGTTATCCTGGACATGGAAGCCGGAATCGAGCACCTGGGAAGAGGCACCACACGCGGGATGGATATTATGATTGTGGTGGTAGAGCCAGGGGCCAGGTCCCTTGAAACCGCCGAAAGAATCAAAAAACTCTCGTCCGAAATCGGGATAAAACATATCGCTGCCGTAATTAACAAAGGAGGCGCCGGAAAAGTCAACGCCAGGCTTGAGGAGCTGGGCATCCCGGTGCTTGGAGAAATTCCCTTTGACCAGCAGCTAATGCAGGCTGACCTGGAAAAAAGGGCTCCTATTGAAATAGGCGGCGAAGCAGTTGACTCCATAGTGAAAATCAAAGAAAAACTCATAGAAATCGTTGAGGAAATCAGGAAAGAAGAAGAGGCAAGTAAGAAATAA
- a CDS encoding asparagine synthetase B family protein, protein MCGIAGVFGTPYSNTEVKKMLAALGHRGPDACGIHTAGELSIGNALLKITGDMPQPLTGKGALVLNGEIFNFRELAAEKEIKTDSDTELLFSLIEKGVKEGSTPMDSVGSALSKVNGDYALAYACGGELVLARDPSGVKPLFYCSGKEEEKTEIAFASEKKALAFIGRKAKPFPQGVILGFNTENGEITEKIPEGYLKIKSPEERIYEEQEALSQLKKALEKAVELRLTPTAGIAFSGGIDSTYLAALAKRIDPGVSLYAVGLPDSHDIAQAERAAEAIGMKKNLEVHLLSPEEIEAAVPQVIYATESTDPMKIAIGLPLYIVAKTAREDGKRVLLTGQGADELFGGYRRHEEFLEKGAEVLDRAIYSDLASISKINLERDDMVTMASSVELRVPFLDKEVIRIGLAISPELKVLKKKGYYEDSYYEDSYYEDGFYERKYILRKAAEGLIPPEILWKEKKAMQYGTGVQKVLDRLARDSGFSKKQGSHIEKYLMQIASEKGFDFVNK, encoded by the coding sequence ATGTGCGGAATAGCGGGCGTGTTCGGAACCCCTTACAGTAATACGGAAGTAAAGAAAATGCTTGCGGCCCTGGGACACAGGGGACCTGATGCCTGCGGAATCCATACTGCAGGAGAGCTGAGCATAGGAAATGCCCTGCTTAAAATAACAGGAGATATGCCCCAGCCGCTTACGGGAAAAGGGGCTCTTGTGCTCAACGGGGAAATTTTTAATTTCCGCGAGCTTGCAGCTGAGAAAGAAATAAAAACCGATTCCGATACCGAACTGCTTTTTTCACTTATAGAAAAAGGGGTAAAGGAAGGAAGTACACCAATGGACTCTGTCGGCTCTGCACTTTCAAAAGTAAACGGGGACTATGCCCTTGCATATGCCTGCGGAGGAGAACTTGTACTTGCCAGAGACCCGTCTGGGGTAAAGCCTCTCTTTTACTGCTCCGGAAAAGAGGAAGAAAAGACGGAAATAGCCTTTGCCTCCGAAAAAAAAGCCCTTGCTTTTATCGGCAGAAAGGCAAAGCCTTTCCCGCAGGGAGTGATTCTGGGTTTCAATACCGAAAACGGGGAGATTACAGAAAAAATCCCGGAAGGGTACCTGAAGATAAAATCGCCTGAAGAAAGGATTTATGAAGAACAGGAGGCTTTGTCTCAACTGAAAAAAGCCCTTGAAAAAGCTGTGGAACTCAGGCTTACCCCGACCGCAGGTATTGCATTTTCAGGAGGTATTGACAGTACCTATTTAGCAGCCCTTGCAAAACGTATCGATCCCGGGGTTTCCCTTTATGCGGTTGGACTTCCGGATTCCCATGACATTGCCCAGGCCGAGAGGGCAGCTGAAGCCATCGGCATGAAGAAAAACCTGGAAGTCCATCTCCTTTCACCCGAAGAAATAGAAGCTGCAGTCCCTCAGGTAATCTATGCAACCGAATCTACGGACCCGATGAAAATTGCAATAGGGCTACCCCTTTATATCGTGGCAAAAACCGCAAGGGAAGACGGGAAGAGAGTCCTCCTGACCGGACAGGGGGCAGATGAACTCTTTGGAGGGTACAGGAGGCATGAGGAGTTCCTCGAAAAGGGGGCTGAGGTACTCGACAGGGCGATTTACTCGGACCTCGCAAGCATCTCTAAAATTAACCTTGAAAGGGATGATATGGTTACAATGGCCAGTTCGGTGGAACTCAGGGTCCCCTTCCTTGATAAAGAAGTGATTAGAATCGGGCTTGCAATAAGCCCGGAGCTGAAAGTCCTGAAAAAAAAAGGCTACTATGAAGACAGCTACTATGAAGACAGCTACTATGAAGACGGCTTTTATGAACGAAAATATATTCTCAGGAAGGCGGCCGAAGGGTTAATCCCTCCGGAAATTCTCTGGAAAGAAAAAAAAGCAATGCAGTACGGGACCGGAGTACAGAAGGTGCTCGACCGGCTTGCCAGGGATTCGGGCTTTTCTAAAAAGCAGGGAAGCCATATAGAAAAGTACCTCATGCAAATTGCTTCGGAAAAAGGTTTCGATTTTGTGAACAAATGA
- the purS gene encoding phosphoribosylformylglycinamidine synthase subunit PurS, producing MQYQATVTIEQKAGMLDPEGSTAKRALGHLGYAVESVKTAKLYEIVLEAESAEVAEQKVDEMCQKLIANPIIHNYTIKLKELN from the coding sequence ATGCAGTACCAGGCAACAGTGACTATTGAACAGAAAGCAGGCATGCTTGACCCTGAAGGCAGCACAGCTAAAAGGGCTCTCGGGCACCTCGGATATGCAGTTGAAAGCGTAAAGACCGCAAAACTGTACGAAATAGTGCTCGAAGCAGAATCTGCCGAAGTTGCGGAGCAGAAGGTTGATGAGATGTGCCAGAAGCTTATCGCAAACCCAATCATCCACAACTACACTATAAAGCTCAAGGAACTTAACTGA
- the purQ gene encoding phosphoribosylformylglycinamidine synthase subunit PurQ: MKIAIIQFGGTNCDMDVFHVLKDVVGVDAETVWYKEENLAGFDGVVVPGGFSYGDYLRAGAIAARTPIMDSVKKIAAEGKPVLGICNGFQVLTEARLLEGALTTNEYPKFRCHWTNLRVETADTPFTSKFRKGEVIRMPIAHMEGKFYAEESALAELDENEQVVFRYVDEKGRVTDEANPNGSLENIAGIVNTSRNILGLMPHPERASESILGSADGKRVFESMADYITENF, encoded by the coding sequence ATGAAGATTGCCATTATTCAGTTCGGAGGCACAAACTGTGACATGGACGTCTTCCATGTCCTTAAAGACGTGGTTGGTGTGGATGCCGAAACTGTCTGGTACAAAGAAGAAAACCTGGCCGGCTTTGACGGAGTCGTTGTCCCGGGAGGTTTTTCCTACGGAGATTACCTCAGGGCAGGGGCGATTGCAGCCCGAACTCCGATTATGGATTCCGTAAAAAAAATAGCAGCCGAAGGAAAACCCGTGCTCGGGATCTGCAACGGTTTCCAGGTGCTGACCGAAGCCCGGCTTCTTGAAGGAGCTCTTACCACAAACGAATATCCTAAGTTCAGGTGCCACTGGACCAATCTCAGGGTCGAGACCGCTGATACCCCCTTTACCTCGAAGTTCAGGAAAGGAGAGGTTATAAGGATGCCAATCGCCCATATGGAAGGCAAGTTCTACGCTGAGGAATCTGCCCTTGCAGAACTTGACGAAAACGAGCAGGTTGTTTTCCGTTACGTGGATGAAAAAGGGAGAGTAACTGATGAAGCCAACCCCAACGGCTCTCTGGAAAACATCGCAGGAATAGTAAACACATCAAGAAACATTCTCGGCCTCATGCCCCATCCGGAAAGAGCTTCCGAATCAATCCTTGGCTCTGCTGACGGAAAAAGGGTCTTCGAGTCCATGGCGGATTATATTACTGAAAACTTCTGA
- a CDS encoding MBL fold metallo-hydrolase → MKLTVLVDNNTLIDRYFFAEPGLSFLLEDSGTRVLFDTGYSDIFLKNARKMGLSLLDLDYLALSHGHLDHSWGLEPLIRLFMEAGIERLPGRSPILVAHPLAFESKKIEGIGEIGSLFTPKKLSEHFRLQLSSTPFWLSERLVFLGEIPGNFAFEAGAAVGYVKDSEGNKIPDLLRDDTALVYRAEAGLVIITGCSHSGICNITEYAKEVCGDSRVLDIVGGFHLLEPSEERMSGTLEYLKKLDPECLHACHCTDLNSKIELSKVCRLKEVGVGLQLEYF, encoded by the coding sequence ATGAAACTCACGGTCCTTGTTGATAATAACACCCTTATTGACAGGTATTTCTTTGCCGAGCCCGGTTTGTCCTTTCTGCTGGAGGATTCGGGCACCCGAGTTCTTTTTGATACCGGGTATTCGGATATATTCCTTAAAAACGCCCGGAAAATGGGACTTTCACTTTTGGATCTTGATTACCTGGCTCTCTCCCACGGGCACCTGGACCACAGCTGGGGACTCGAACCTCTGATCCGTTTATTCATGGAAGCAGGGATAGAAAGGCTGCCCGGCAGGTCTCCAATTCTCGTTGCCCACCCCCTGGCCTTCGAAAGCAAAAAAATCGAAGGGATAGGGGAAATCGGAAGTCTGTTCACTCCCAAAAAGCTTTCAGAACATTTCAGGCTACAGCTCTCAAGTACTCCATTCTGGCTGAGCGAGAGGCTCGTTTTCCTTGGGGAAATCCCCGGGAACTTCGCCTTTGAGGCAGGGGCAGCTGTCGGATATGTGAAGGACAGCGAGGGAAATAAAATTCCCGACCTCCTTCGGGATGATACGGCACTCGTATACAGGGCAGAAGCAGGGCTCGTAATTATTACGGGCTGTTCCCATTCCGGGATCTGTAATATTACCGAATATGCAAAAGAAGTATGTGGAGACAGCAGGGTCCTTGATATAGTAGGTGGCTTTCATCTCCTGGAACCCTCAGAAGAACGGATGAGCGGGACTCTTGAATACCTAAAAAAACTTGACCCGGAATGCCTCCATGCCTGCCACTGTACGGACTTAAATTCAAAAATTGAGCTTTCAAAGGTTTGCAGGCTTAAGGAAGTGGGAGTCGGGCTGCAGCTTGAATATTTTTAA
- a CDS encoding right-handed parallel beta-helix repeat-containing protein translates to MKGKLILDAFLTFFFILGSVAVSTAAAVISVDSNGGENYSSIQEAINNAQEGDTILVNPGIYKENVKVDKKISILANSSSEAPGKRTYVLGTVSDEDVFYVNSNNVTIDGFFISGVSSGGEEYEVGIYLEGVENCSLSNNALIMNDVGISLAGAKGNYLVNNLVSLGYQGIALENSEENTLLGNLVLTNDKGILLYNSANNTLMNNTADSNMKGVSLETSDMNSLMSNTISKNEYGIFSLMSESNVLFNNSLYLNGVGLYFNDSSDNTVYMNDFFNHINAEDDGTNFWNISSTGNYWEKYSGEDANGDRIGDTPYVINETTGSKDYMPLMNETSSYEVSENESEVDGNETFVTN, encoded by the coding sequence ATGAAAGGAAAACTGATTCTAGATGCTTTTTTAACTTTCTTCTTCATACTCGGGTCAGTCGCAGTCTCGACAGCTGCTGCGGTTATTTCCGTAGATTCAAATGGAGGAGAAAATTACAGCTCTATCCAGGAAGCTATTAATAATGCACAGGAAGGGGACACGATTCTCGTAAACCCCGGAATATATAAGGAAAACGTAAAGGTAGATAAGAAAATTTCAATTCTTGCAAACTCTTCCTCAGAGGCTCCGGGAAAACGCACTTATGTGCTGGGTACGGTTTCGGATGAAGACGTCTTTTACGTTAACTCAAACAATGTCACAATAGACGGTTTCTTTATTTCCGGTGTGTCTTCCGGAGGGGAAGAATATGAGGTGGGGATTTACCTTGAAGGAGTTGAAAATTGCTCTTTAAGTAACAACGCTCTGATAATGAATGATGTGGGAATTTCTCTCGCAGGAGCGAAGGGAAACTACCTCGTAAATAACCTTGTGAGTCTTGGATATCAGGGGATTGCCCTTGAGAATTCTGAAGAAAACACACTGTTAGGCAACCTTGTGCTAACAAATGATAAGGGAATCCTGCTGTATAATTCTGCAAATAACACCCTTATGAACAACACAGCTGACTCAAATATGAAAGGAGTTTCCCTTGAAACGTCTGATATGAACTCTCTGATGTCAAACACGATTTCTAAGAACGAATATGGAATCTTTAGCCTGATGTCTGAGTCCAATGTTCTGTTTAATAATTCCTTATACCTGAACGGTGTAGGATTATACTTTAATGATTCCTCTGATAACACGGTCTACATGAACGATTTTTTCAACCACATCAATGCTGAGGACGATGGGACTAACTTCTGGAACATCAGTTCAACAGGCAACTACTGGGAAAAATATTCGGGAGAAGACGCTAACGGAGACCGTATAGGTGACACTCCGTACGTTATCAATGAAACAACCGGGAGTAAAGATTACATGCCTCTGATGAATGAAACTTCTTCATATGAGGTTTCCGAAAACGAGAGTGAAGTTGATGGCAACGAGACATTTGTAACGAATTAA
- the rnhB gene encoding ribonuclease HII: MMIAGIDEAGKGPVIGPMCIGGVKIEESRAHILKVLGVADSKKLTPKKREQLASQIKKHAEGFFILEISPSQIDELRKIMSMNEIMVICFAKVLEQLKPDIVYADAADVKAERFAENLRRQYAKTSPAHAKKIEIISMHQADATYPVVSAASIIAKVRRDELIEELKKEWGVDFGSGYPSDPKTKAFLLKWGKEHGGKFPEIVRQSWQTVENVRKELEKSGKE; encoded by the coding sequence ATGATGATCGCAGGAATTGATGAAGCCGGAAAAGGTCCTGTAATCGGGCCTATGTGCATAGGAGGCGTAAAAATCGAGGAGTCCAGGGCCCATATCCTCAAGGTGCTTGGGGTTGCCGATTCCAAGAAACTGACGCCGAAAAAAAGAGAGCAGCTTGCATCCCAGATCAAAAAACATGCAGAAGGCTTCTTCATCCTTGAGATCAGCCCCTCTCAGATTGACGAACTCCGGAAAATTATGAGTATGAACGAGATTATGGTTATCTGTTTTGCAAAAGTTCTCGAACAGCTGAAACCGGATATCGTATATGCCGATGCTGCGGACGTAAAAGCCGAACGTTTTGCCGAAAACCTCCGCAGGCAGTACGCAAAAACCAGCCCCGCTCACGCAAAGAAAATAGAGATCATCTCCATGCACCAGGCAGATGCAACCTATCCCGTAGTCTCCGCAGCCTCGATCATTGCAAAAGTACGCAGGGACGAACTCATCGAAGAGCTAAAAAAAGAATGGGGCGTAGACTTCGGAAGCGGTTATCCCTCAGACCCCAAAACAAAAGCTTTCCTCTTGAAATGGGGAAAAGAACACGGCGGAAAGTTCCCGGAAATCGTCAGGCAGTCCTGGCAAACCGTAGAAAACGTAAGAAAAGAACTGGAAAAATCCGGAAAAGAGTAA
- a CDS encoding acetolactate synthase large subunit has product MTTHGSLQEAVSARRSSSSAGKSKGAEEKIVAEDITLTAAQLLVRCLENEGVEYIFGLPGEENIRLVDAMRDSTIRFIVVRHEQGASFMADIYGRVTGKAGVCISTLGPGAINLLLGTADAFTDSTPLVAISAQVGLNRIHKETHQVVDLLSMFKPVTKWAEMIVDSASVPEMVREAFEKAQTSRPGAVYLCVPEDIEAISGLAGLRPLARSDKADSMPGPAQITRAAQVLQEATKPIILAGHGAVRDYAGAALVRFSERLRIPIATTFMGKGIFPDDHPNSLGTIGFMQHDYVNFGFDEADVIICVGYDLQEFDPVRINPNADKKILHLHRYPAEIDAHYPVTASVEGNLSAALDGLAAIITPKEGLDAEDRKIRNLLREELEYGAHADVYPVKPQRLVSDIRAAMGDSDIALVDTGALKMWMARLYPTYHPNTCVISNGLATMAFAVPGAIGAKLAYPDRKVLAVTGDGSFLMNSQELETAIRERIPFVVLVWVDDAYGLIKWKMDLELGHHSFVDFGNPDLVKYAESFGARGYRVEAAADLLPTLKKALAEDVVSVVVCPVDYSENIRLTGKLGQLTQPI; this is encoded by the coding sequence ATGACCACTCACGGGAGTCTTCAAGAAGCCGTGTCGGCCCGCAGAAGCTCCAGCTCGGCAGGCAAGAGCAAGGGCGCAGAGGAGAAGATCGTGGCAGAGGACATCACCCTCACCGCAGCTCAGCTCCTGGTCCGGTGCCTTGAGAACGAAGGTGTCGAGTATATTTTTGGGCTCCCCGGTGAGGAGAATATCAGACTCGTCGATGCTATGAGAGACTCAACGATCCGTTTCATTGTGGTGCGCCATGAGCAGGGTGCTTCATTCATGGCTGACATCTATGGCCGCGTTACGGGCAAGGCGGGTGTCTGTATATCCACGCTGGGACCGGGCGCGATTAATCTGCTTCTGGGAACCGCCGACGCCTTCACCGATAGCACTCCTTTGGTGGCGATCAGTGCCCAGGTCGGCCTCAACCGTATCCATAAGGAGACGCATCAGGTTGTCGATCTGCTGAGTATGTTCAAGCCGGTTACAAAATGGGCCGAGATGATTGTCGACTCCGCTTCCGTACCTGAGATGGTGCGGGAAGCGTTCGAGAAAGCCCAAACTTCGCGGCCGGGTGCCGTCTATCTTTGCGTTCCTGAGGACATAGAGGCGATCTCGGGCCTCGCCGGCTTGCGCCCGCTTGCCCGATCTGATAAAGCGGACAGCATGCCAGGGCCCGCACAGATTACACGCGCAGCGCAAGTTCTGCAAGAGGCGACAAAACCGATTATCCTCGCAGGTCATGGTGCAGTGCGAGACTACGCCGGGGCCGCTCTTGTCCGGTTCTCCGAACGCCTTCGGATCCCGATTGCAACCACGTTCATGGGCAAGGGTATCTTCCCTGATGACCATCCCAACTCCCTGGGCACCATAGGGTTCATGCAACATGACTACGTGAACTTCGGATTTGATGAGGCGGACGTGATCATCTGCGTCGGTTACGACCTCCAGGAGTTCGATCCCGTCCGCATAAACCCCAATGCCGACAAGAAGATCCTGCACCTGCATAGATACCCGGCAGAGATCGACGCGCACTATCCCGTCACCGCCAGCGTTGAGGGTAACCTCTCGGCTGCGCTTGACGGGTTAGCAGCAATAATAACTCCGAAAGAGGGGTTGGATGCCGAGGACCGAAAAATCCGGAACCTGCTCAGGGAAGAGCTTGAGTATGGGGCACATGCCGATGTATATCCGGTCAAACCGCAGCGGCTGGTCTCCGACATCCGTGCGGCCATGGGGGATTCGGATATCGCGCTGGTTGATACCGGTGCTCTGAAAATGTGGATGGCCCGCCTCTACCCGACGTATCATCCGAATACCTGTGTGATCTCAAATGGTTTGGCGACTATGGCGTTTGCTGTGCCCGGGGCAATAGGCGCGAAGCTCGCTTATCCTGACCGGAAGGTGCTCGCCGTGACAGGCGATGGCAGCTTCCTGATGAATTCCCAGGAACTGGAGACTGCGATACGGGAGCGTATCCCGTTTGTTGTACTCGTCTGGGTCGATGACGCCTACGGCCTGATCAAGTGGAAGATGGACCTGGAACTGGGGCACCACTCCTTTGTCGATTTCGGCAACCCGGACCTGGTCAAGTACGCCGAGAGTTTCGGGGCCAGGGGCTACCGCGTTGAGGCTGCTGCCGACCTCCTGCCAACGCTCAAGAAAGCCCTCGCCGAGGATGTTGTCTCAGTGGTCGTCTGTCCGGTCGACTATTCAGAGAATATAAGGCTTACCGGTAAGCTGGGTCAGCTGACGCAGCCTATCTAA